The proteins below come from a single Acidovorax sp. NCPPB 4044 genomic window:
- a CDS encoding TRAP transporter substrate-binding protein — MQRKTFFVGAAALALGVLTAYPAAWAQTVKLTLGHGAAPDNPRHLASVKFAEQVKAASGGRIEVQVAPSAQLGDDAAMVTALRTGALDISANSQGAVAAAVPEYAAYGMPFLFSTPAQAFAILDGPLGKELADKSAAKGMVVLGYWDNGIRHMTNSRKPIRTVDDLKGLKMRTPPDAVLVDIMQALGAEAQQIKFAELYVALQQGVVDGQENPLANFHASKLYEVQKHLALTGHMFQMTPLVMSKRSWDRLAPADRTAITQAAQEATAYQRQLSREMDEKLLGDIKAKGVEVTTIDPKAFAQATGKVQEKWQSGPIGPYLTKVVKAANGR, encoded by the coding sequence ATGCAACGCAAGACATTTTTCGTGGGAGCCGCCGCCCTGGCCCTGGGCGTGCTGACCGCGTACCCCGCTGCCTGGGCCCAGACCGTCAAGCTGACCCTGGGCCACGGAGCCGCCCCGGACAACCCGCGCCACCTGGCATCGGTGAAGTTCGCTGAGCAGGTGAAGGCCGCCAGCGGTGGCCGCATCGAAGTGCAGGTCGCGCCGTCCGCCCAATTGGGCGACGACGCGGCCATGGTCACGGCCCTGCGCACCGGAGCGCTGGACATTTCCGCCAATTCGCAGGGCGCGGTGGCCGCTGCAGTTCCGGAGTACGCGGCGTACGGCATGCCTTTTCTGTTCTCGACACCGGCCCAGGCATTCGCGATCTTGGATGGCCCGCTCGGCAAGGAGCTGGCAGACAAGTCGGCGGCCAAAGGCATGGTGGTCCTGGGGTACTGGGACAACGGCATCCGCCACATGACCAACAGCCGCAAGCCCATCCGCACGGTCGATGACCTGAAGGGCTTGAAGATGCGCACGCCGCCCGATGCCGTGCTGGTGGACATCATGCAGGCCCTCGGCGCCGAGGCGCAGCAGATCAAATTCGCGGAGCTGTACGTGGCCCTGCAGCAGGGCGTGGTGGACGGGCAGGAGAACCCGCTGGCCAACTTCCACGCCAGCAAGCTCTATGAAGTCCAGAAGCACCTGGCCTTGACCGGCCACATGTTCCAGATGACGCCACTGGTCATGAGCAAGCGCAGCTGGGACCGCCTGGCTCCCGCGGACCGCACGGCCATCACCCAGGCCGCACAGGAAGCCACGGCCTACCAGCGGCAGTTGTCCCGGGAGATGGACGAGAAGCTGCTGGGCGACATCAAGGCCAAGGGCGTCGAGGTCACCACGATCGACCCGAAGGCTTTCGCGCAGGCGACGGGCAAGGTGCAGGAGAAATGGCAATCCGGCCCCATCGGCCCGTACCTCACCAAAGTGGTGAAGGCCGCCAACGGCCGCTAA
- a CDS encoding SDR family NAD(P)-dependent oxidoreductase, whose product MLLKDKVAIVTGGAGANGLGYATARQLAAQGARVAIIDLERADPAGAAARLGNAHLGLVGDVTDKASCEAAAAAVMGAFGRIDVLINNAGITQPVKTLDISGADYDRILDVSLRGTLYMSQAALPAMRSQQSGSIVCISSVSAQRGGGIFGGPHYSAAKAGVLGLARAMAREFGTEGIRVNCITPGLIETDITQGKLTPDRKREISDTIPLARLGRADDVAGACVFLASDLAAYCTGITLDVNGGMLIH is encoded by the coding sequence ATGCTGCTCAAAGACAAGGTCGCCATCGTCACCGGCGGTGCGGGCGCCAACGGCCTGGGCTATGCCACGGCACGGCAACTGGCGGCGCAAGGCGCACGGGTGGCCATCATCGATCTGGAGCGTGCTGACCCGGCGGGCGCTGCAGCCCGCCTCGGCAATGCACACCTGGGGCTGGTGGGCGACGTGACCGACAAGGCATCGTGCGAGGCCGCCGCCGCAGCGGTCATGGGCGCGTTCGGCCGCATCGATGTGCTGATCAACAACGCGGGCATCACGCAGCCGGTCAAGACCCTGGACATCTCCGGTGCCGACTACGACCGCATTCTCGACGTGAGCCTGCGGGGCACGCTCTACATGTCGCAGGCAGCGCTGCCCGCGATGCGGAGCCAGCAGTCGGGCTCGATCGTCTGCATCTCGTCGGTGTCGGCACAGCGGGGCGGCGGCATCTTCGGCGGGCCCCACTACTCCGCTGCCAAGGCCGGCGTGCTCGGGCTGGCCCGAGCGATGGCGCGCGAATTCGGCACCGAAGGCATCCGGGTGAACTGCATCACGCCCGGCCTGATCGAGACGGACATCACCCAGGGCAAGCTCACCCCCGATCGCAAGCGGGAGATCTCCGACACCATCCCGCTCGCGCGCCTCGGGCGTGCCGACGACGTGGCGGGTGCCTGCGTGTTCCTGGCCAGCGACCTCGCAGCCTACTGCACAGGCATCACGCTCGATGTCAACGGGGGCATGCTCATCCACTGA
- a CDS encoding LysR substrate-binding domain-containing protein, which translates to MPSIPSSAHLLAFEAVARRRSFALAAAELHLTASAVSHQVAKLEGQLGIRLFERSAHGVRLSMAGETYLQRVAGALSAIVSATEDLRHSVSNSLYVHCAPSIASLWLMPRLRAFAQAHPEISLNLSAAHSHSDFALGQADIDIRYGVPQWPELEVEPLFEERVLPLASPAFIAEHGLRRMEQLLDVPLIQSNVSVVQWADWFRSFTRLRAPDRFAVRFDRAQMSLDAATQGLGVALESAMNAGGHLAEGKLVPPFGADPSIKVKAHFVVYPPHHAHRPAVAAFLAWVHSEAAKTGG; encoded by the coding sequence ATGCCGTCCATTCCTTCCAGCGCCCATCTGCTGGCGTTCGAGGCCGTGGCCCGGCGGCGCAGCTTTGCGCTGGCGGCCGCCGAACTGCACCTCACGGCCTCGGCGGTCAGCCACCAGGTGGCCAAGCTCGAAGGGCAGCTCGGCATCCGCCTCTTCGAGCGCAGTGCCCATGGCGTGCGCCTCAGCATGGCGGGCGAGACCTACCTGCAGAGGGTGGCGGGCGCGCTGTCAGCCATCGTCTCGGCCACCGAGGACCTGCGCCACAGCGTGAGCAACAGCCTGTATGTGCATTGCGCACCCAGCATCGCCAGTCTGTGGCTCATGCCCCGGCTGCGCGCCTTCGCCCAGGCGCATCCCGAGATTTCCCTCAACCTCTCGGCGGCGCACTCCCACAGCGACTTCGCGCTGGGGCAGGCCGACATCGATATCCGCTACGGGGTCCCGCAGTGGCCCGAACTCGAAGTGGAGCCCCTGTTCGAGGAGCGTGTTCTGCCCCTGGCAAGCCCGGCCTTCATCGCCGAGCATGGCCTGCGGCGGATGGAGCAGTTGCTGGATGTTCCGCTCATCCAGAGCAATGTGAGCGTCGTGCAGTGGGCGGACTGGTTCCGCTCTTTCACGCGCCTGCGGGCGCCCGACCGCTTCGCCGTGCGTTTCGACCGCGCGCAGATGTCGCTGGATGCAGCCACCCAGGGGCTCGGCGTGGCCCTCGAAAGCGCGATGAACGCCGGCGGGCATCTGGCGGAAGGCAAGCTGGTGCCGCCGTTCGGTGCCGATCCTTCCATCAAGGTAAAGGCACATTTCGTGGTCTATCCGCCGCACCACGCGCACCGCCCCGCGGTGGCGGCATTCCTCGCCTGGGTCCACAGCGAAGCGGCGAAGACCGGCGGCTGA
- a CDS encoding DUF2789 domain-containing protein — MITTEPTMTNLFLQLGLEESPEAIAEFIRTHQLANEVRVADAPFWNDAQRQFLAEQLKADATWAMVVDQFNEALHAEDVRERTETEVAQGTAAQ; from the coding sequence ATGATCACCACCGAGCCGACGATGACCAACCTGTTCCTGCAACTGGGCCTGGAAGAAAGCCCCGAAGCCATCGCCGAATTCATCCGGACCCACCAGTTGGCCAACGAAGTGCGCGTGGCCGATGCGCCTTTCTGGAACGATGCGCAGCGGCAATTCCTTGCCGAGCAACTCAAGGCCGATGCAACCTGGGCGATGGTGGTGGACCAGTTCAACGAAGCGCTGCATGCGGAGGATGTGCGCGAGCGCACCGAAACCGAAGTCGCCCAGGGCACCGCTGCTCAATAA
- a CDS encoding phytanoyl-CoA dioxygenase family protein — protein sequence MTEIADNAVATAAHRTSALGIPALEPVWSRMAAVRAGRAAPVTMRQAQQDHWVLHAAGIGLEPFYAWFGEGGGNFDDFERWVVEHVGRPPADRAERLNAALAGAPPPQAAQDAQAAIEAMPPVLSAQDLAFWDENGYVVLHDAITPEAAQDTASAVWKFLGAQPDDPRTWYPPNEHGIMVQFFHDAVLERNRQSPRIRKAFSQLWGTADLWSTTDRVGFNAPETASHRFRGPHLHWDVSLQTPVPLGTQGILYLTDTQAQQGAFTLVPGFHRRLGAWLDSLPGGPASARQQDLAALGAVPIAGRARDLIIWHHALPHGSRPNTTDRPRLVQYINLFPADAPVHEGWV from the coding sequence ATGACGGAAATTGCAGACAACGCGGTGGCCACCGCGGCCCATCGGACATCCGCATTGGGCATACCCGCGCTGGAGCCGGTGTGGTCCCGCATGGCGGCGGTGCGTGCGGGCCGTGCGGCTCCCGTGACGATGCGGCAGGCGCAGCAGGACCACTGGGTGCTGCATGCGGCCGGCATCGGCCTGGAGCCTTTCTACGCCTGGTTCGGGGAGGGCGGTGGAAATTTCGACGATTTCGAGCGCTGGGTGGTCGAGCATGTGGGACGCCCCCCTGCCGACCGGGCCGAGCGGCTCAATGCCGCGCTGGCCGGAGCCCCGCCCCCGCAAGCGGCCCAGGATGCGCAGGCTGCCATCGAAGCCATGCCGCCGGTGCTCTCTGCCCAAGACCTGGCTTTCTGGGACGAGAACGGCTATGTCGTGCTGCACGACGCCATCACGCCCGAGGCCGCGCAGGACACCGCATCGGCGGTCTGGAAATTCCTGGGGGCGCAGCCCGACGATCCCCGTACCTGGTACCCACCCAACGAGCACGGGATCATGGTGCAGTTCTTCCACGACGCGGTGCTGGAACGCAACCGGCAGAGCCCGCGCATCCGCAAGGCCTTCTCGCAACTGTGGGGCACCGCCGACCTTTGGAGCACGACAGACCGCGTGGGCTTCAACGCCCCCGAGACCGCCTCGCACCGCTTCCGGGGCCCGCATCTGCACTGGGACGTCAGCCTGCAGACACCGGTGCCGCTCGGCACGCAGGGCATCTTGTATCTCACCGACACGCAGGCGCAGCAAGGCGCCTTCACACTGGTGCCCGGGTTCCACCGCCGGCTCGGCGCGTGGCTGGACAGCCTGCCGGGGGGGCCTGCCAGCGCACGTCAGCAGGATCTGGCTGCCCTGGGCGCCGTACCGATCGCGGGCCGTGCCCGCGATCTCATCATCTGGCACCACGCCCTGCCGCACGGCAGCCGGCCCAACACCACCGACCGGCCGCGCTTGGTCCAGTACATCAACCTTTTTCCTGCGGACGCGCCGGTCCACGAAGGGTGGGTGTAG
- a CDS encoding expansin EXLX1 family cellulose-binding protein, producing the protein MSVLSFKRLGGRGAQAMGWLLVAAALPAVAQSSGEDVHAGRGTFYGYDGGGNCSLPMPSHVLTAAMNHTDYQGSQACGAYIEVTNLNTAQTVLVRIDNRCPECAPGDVDLAEPAFAQISPLAAGEIPIRWRYVSGPDAQAAVVFKEGSSAWWSAVQVRNHRNPVASLAYRASGSTGDYTVLSREMYNYFVAPGGMGAGPFDLKITDTLGQVLEVSGVPLDVGPEIPLGAQFPAALPAPGSAWPEQPAASLPATFSTQSNSDWGQGYCLDVTVANPNAVPLNWSVHIPVEGTVYTAWNAQVSQTGAVLSAAGDPWNQTLQAGATAQFGFCANR; encoded by the coding sequence ATGTCGGTACTTTCTTTCAAACGCCTGGGCGGGCGCGGCGCGCAGGCGATGGGCTGGCTGCTGGTGGCCGCGGCGCTACCGGCGGTGGCGCAGAGCAGCGGGGAGGACGTGCACGCCGGCCGCGGCACGTTCTACGGCTACGACGGCGGGGGCAATTGCAGCCTGCCCATGCCGAGCCATGTGCTCACGGCGGCGATGAACCACACCGACTACCAGGGGTCGCAGGCCTGCGGCGCCTACATCGAAGTGACCAACCTCAATACCGCACAGACCGTGCTGGTGCGCATCGACAACCGGTGCCCCGAGTGCGCGCCTGGCGATGTCGATCTGGCGGAGCCGGCCTTCGCGCAGATCTCGCCGCTGGCCGCGGGCGAGATCCCGATCCGCTGGCGCTATGTGTCGGGCCCGGACGCGCAGGCGGCTGTGGTGTTCAAGGAGGGGTCGAGCGCCTGGTGGAGTGCCGTGCAGGTGCGCAACCACCGCAATCCGGTGGCCTCGCTGGCGTACCGCGCGAGCGGCTCCACGGGCGACTACACCGTGCTCTCCCGCGAGATGTACAACTATTTCGTCGCCCCGGGCGGCATGGGGGCGGGACCCTTCGATCTGAAGATCACCGACACCCTGGGACAGGTGCTGGAGGTGTCCGGCGTGCCGCTGGACGTGGGCCCGGAAATTCCCCTCGGAGCGCAGTTTCCCGCAGCGCTTCCTGCGCCGGGTTCTGCCTGGCCCGAACAGCCGGCAGCGTCCCTGCCCGCCACGTTCTCCACGCAGAGCAACAGCGATTGGGGCCAGGGCTATTGCCTCGACGTGACCGTGGCCAACCCCAATGCCGTTCCGCTGAACTGGTCCGTGCACATTCCGGTGGAGGGGACGGTCTACACGGCATGGAACGCGCAGGTCTCGCAAACCGGCGCCGTGCTCTCGGCAGCCGGAGACCCGTGGAACCAGACGCTGCAGGCCGGGGCCACCGCCCAGTTCGGGTTCTGCGCCAACCGCTGA
- a CDS encoding sensor domain-containing diguanylate cyclase produces the protein MSSVPPEASTSGPSLPFGKDRSVRSTIGFVVLVALLLVSSNIWLAWRARQAEWQQAQTFAQNLARAVTQQMDSMISEIDRVLVGIGYELERGEMSPATLEALQPVLVNHISQAEHLHGLFVYGRDGSWLVNTQPVQNPGANNSDREYFIHHRDNPSMRTLIGKPIVSRSTGAWIIPVSRRVNDAEGRFAGVVLATIRLTYVLDILDGFDVGQKGAIALLQADGSILTRRPFYVEDLGRSIAGTPLHAQITQNRSGVITTPSPIDGVTRLISFEHARNNPLAVAVALAEDEILAQWRQATSVQAAGILLLLGVIALAGGYMVRAVKHRRDAEQRLRAAHEALMQAHVRVEHMAEHDGLTGVHNRRAYDRRIADVMAQCRRNRRPVSVMMFDVDFFKRYNDGCGHLQGDECLRQVAAALAGAIRRPGDFIARYGGEEFAIVLPETDVAGAYLVASAARSAVSALQLPHPGSPFGHVTVSGGLACCTWEPLGQTPSDLMGRADAALYAAKQEGRNRVVAAADPPPQPLTNSNERLDDGEAPPGAGTDHG, from the coding sequence ATGTCCTCAGTGCCCCCGGAAGCCTCCACCTCCGGCCCCTCCCTGCCCTTCGGCAAAGACCGCTCCGTCCGTTCCACCATCGGCTTCGTCGTGCTGGTGGCGCTGCTGCTCGTCAGCTCGAACATCTGGCTGGCCTGGCGCGCGCGCCAGGCCGAATGGCAGCAGGCGCAGACCTTCGCGCAGAACCTGGCCCGCGCGGTGACCCAGCAGATGGACAGCATGATCTCCGAGATCGACCGCGTGCTGGTCGGCATCGGCTACGAACTGGAGCGCGGCGAGATGTCGCCCGCCACGCTGGAAGCCCTGCAGCCCGTGCTGGTGAACCACATCTCCCAGGCCGAACACCTGCACGGGCTGTTCGTGTACGGCCGGGACGGCAGCTGGCTGGTCAACACCCAGCCGGTGCAGAACCCCGGCGCCAACAATTCCGACCGCGAATACTTCATCCACCACCGCGACAACCCGAGCATGCGCACGCTCATCGGCAAGCCCATCGTGAGCCGCTCGACCGGGGCGTGGATCATTCCCGTGTCCCGCCGCGTCAACGACGCCGAGGGACGCTTCGCGGGCGTGGTGCTCGCCACCATCCGGCTGACCTACGTGCTCGACATCCTCGACGGTTTCGACGTAGGGCAGAAAGGGGCCATCGCGCTGCTGCAGGCGGACGGCAGCATCCTCACCCGGCGCCCGTTCTACGTCGAGGACCTGGGGCGCAGCATCGCCGGCACGCCGCTGCACGCGCAGATCACCCAGAACCGCTCGGGCGTCATCACCACGCCGTCGCCCATCGACGGGGTCACGCGACTCATCAGCTTCGAGCATGCGCGCAACAACCCGCTCGCGGTGGCCGTGGCGCTCGCCGAGGACGAAATCCTCGCGCAGTGGCGGCAGGCCACTTCGGTGCAGGCCGCCGGCATCCTGCTGCTGCTGGGCGTGATCGCCCTGGCCGGCGGTTACATGGTCCGCGCCGTGAAGCACCGGCGCGATGCCGAGCAGCGCCTGCGCGCGGCGCACGAGGCGCTGATGCAGGCGCACGTGCGGGTGGAGCACATGGCCGAGCACGACGGGCTGACCGGCGTGCACAACCGCCGCGCCTACGACCGGCGCATCGCCGACGTCATGGCCCAGTGCCGGCGCAACCGGCGGCCTGTGTCGGTGATGATGTTCGACGTCGATTTCTTCAAGCGCTACAACGACGGGTGCGGGCACCTGCAGGGCGATGAATGCCTGCGCCAGGTGGCCGCCGCCCTGGCGGGCGCGATCCGCAGGCCGGGCGACTTCATCGCTCGCTACGGCGGGGAGGAATTCGCCATCGTGCTGCCCGAGACCGACGTGGCCGGCGCCTACCTGGTGGCATCGGCTGCACGCTCGGCGGTGAGCGCGCTGCAGTTGCCGCACCCGGGCAGCCCGTTCGGCCACGTCACCGTGAGCGGCGGACTCGCCTGCTGCACCTGGGAGCCGCTGGGGCAGACACCCTCGGACCTGATGGGCCGGGCCGACGCGGCGCTGTATGCCGCCAAGCAGGAAGGCCGCAACCGCGTGGTGGCCGCCGCGGATCCACCGCCGCAGCCGCTCACGAATTCCAATGAGAGGCTTGATGACGGCGAAGCCCCACCGGGGGCCGGCACGGACCACGGCTGA
- a CDS encoding LysR family transcriptional regulator: MHLSSRHIDAFLALAQQRSFTRAAAACHLSQPAFSALVRSLEDGLGLKLFDRSTRHVDLTPEGQHFLESARRIRAEIDSALGAARDAAQLRRGRVSLALLPSLAAGWLPGLLAGFRADHPHIELDIADVLSEPCIERVASGRADFALAAIRADTPSLQAEPFCTDGFHLVCRADHPLARRRRKGGLQVADLAPWPFVHLARTSSVRQYLEAAIHPHAMNTLMEVEQLATVTGMVRAGLGISVVPTLTLFHFSHPDLVTRPLSLPGLTRQIYLVRRRGRGLSVAARGLYERVLANRPPV; the protein is encoded by the coding sequence ATGCACCTGTCCAGTCGCCACATCGATGCCTTCCTGGCGCTGGCCCAGCAGCGCAGCTTCACGCGTGCCGCGGCCGCATGCCATCTTTCGCAACCGGCCTTCAGCGCGCTCGTGCGCTCTCTGGAGGACGGGCTGGGCCTGAAGCTCTTCGACCGCAGCACGCGGCATGTGGACCTCACGCCCGAGGGCCAGCACTTCCTGGAATCCGCCCGGCGCATCCGCGCGGAGATCGACAGCGCCCTGGGGGCCGCACGCGATGCGGCGCAACTGCGCCGCGGCCGGGTGTCGCTCGCGCTGCTGCCCTCGCTGGCCGCGGGCTGGCTGCCCGGCCTGCTGGCGGGCTTTCGCGCCGACCATCCGCACATCGAGCTGGACATCGCCGACGTCCTGTCGGAGCCCTGCATCGAACGCGTGGCGTCGGGCCGGGCCGACTTCGCGCTGGCCGCCATCCGCGCCGACACGCCCTCGCTGCAGGCCGAACCGTTCTGCACCGACGGCTTCCACCTGGTGTGCCGCGCCGACCATCCGCTCGCGCGGCGGCGCCGCAAGGGCGGCCTGCAGGTGGCCGATCTCGCGCCCTGGCCTTTCGTGCACCTGGCACGCACGAGCAGCGTGCGCCAGTACCTGGAGGCCGCCATCCATCCCCATGCCATGAACACGCTGATGGAGGTCGAGCAGCTCGCCACGGTGACCGGGATGGTGCGTGCCGGGCTCGGCATCAGCGTGGTGCCCACGCTCACGCTGTTCCACTTCTCGCACCCCGACCTCGTCACGCGCCCGCTCTCGCTGCCGGGCCTCACGCGGCAGATCTACCTCGTGCGGCGGCGGGGCCGCGGCTTGTCCGTCGCCGCGCGGGGACTCTACGAACGCGTGCTGGCGAACCGCCCGCCGGTGTGA
- a CDS encoding acyclic terpene utilization AtuA family protein, whose amino-acid sequence MANAAAILRVGCAAGFSGDRTDAALPVVQALIGSGGPSVLIFETLAERTLALAQLARRTRPEAGYEPLLDDLLRPVLALCLQHRIRIVSNFGAAHPAGAARRIRALARELGARAPRIAIVRGDDLGGAQHRPVLEAALGGRWPSEPVVSANAYIGAQPIAQALQAGADIVVCGRVADPSLVLGPALAHFGWSLQDWDRLARATMAGHLLECGAQVSGGYFADPGFKDVPGMARLGYPIAEIDAEGHCTITKPAGTGGRIDERTVKEQLLYELHDPAAYLTPDVVADITQARVFAVGNDRVRLEGVRGHPRPDTLKVNVCAESGWFAEGEISYAGARAEARARLAAAVVRERLQGCGAELRADLIGVSSAWADDAGRTVDALAPGMEARAAQDVRLRLSLQHRDPAVAERLAREVTALYTCGPAGGGGVRTAIRPRLGMASGFVPREAVATGYRMLGEEAAE is encoded by the coding sequence ATGGCGAACGCAGCAGCAATCTTGCGCGTGGGATGTGCGGCCGGGTTCTCGGGTGACCGCACCGATGCCGCGCTGCCCGTGGTGCAGGCCCTGATCGGGAGCGGCGGCCCGTCCGTGCTCATCTTCGAGACACTGGCCGAGCGCACGCTGGCGCTGGCCCAGCTGGCCCGCCGCACCCGCCCCGAGGCCGGCTACGAGCCCCTGCTGGACGATCTGCTGCGCCCGGTGCTGGCGCTGTGCCTGCAGCACCGCATCCGCATCGTGAGCAACTTCGGCGCGGCGCATCCGGCCGGCGCGGCACGGCGCATCCGTGCGCTGGCCCGCGAGCTGGGCGCACGCGCTCCGCGCATCGCCATCGTCCGGGGCGACGACCTGGGCGGCGCGCAGCACCGCCCCGTGCTGGAGGCCGCGCTCGGCGGCCGCTGGCCCTCCGAGCCCGTCGTGAGCGCCAATGCCTACATCGGCGCCCAGCCCATCGCGCAAGCGCTGCAAGCCGGCGCCGACATCGTGGTCTGCGGCCGCGTGGCCGATCCCTCGCTGGTGCTGGGCCCGGCGCTCGCGCACTTCGGCTGGTCTCTGCAGGACTGGGACCGGCTGGCGCGCGCGACCATGGCGGGCCACCTGCTCGAATGCGGGGCGCAGGTCTCGGGGGGCTATTTCGCCGACCCGGGCTTCAAGGACGTGCCGGGCATGGCGCGCCTGGGCTACCCCATCGCGGAGATCGACGCCGAAGGCCACTGCACCATCACCAAGCCCGCAGGCACGGGCGGGCGCATCGACGAGCGCACGGTCAAGGAGCAGCTGCTGTACGAGCTGCACGACCCTGCCGCCTACCTCACGCCGGACGTGGTGGCCGACATCACGCAGGCGCGCGTGTTCGCCGTGGGGAACGACCGCGTGCGGCTCGAAGGCGTGCGCGGCCACCCGCGGCCGGACACGCTCAAGGTAAACGTCTGCGCCGAGTCGGGCTGGTTCGCCGAGGGCGAGATCTCCTATGCGGGCGCCCGCGCCGAGGCCCGCGCACGCCTGGCCGCGGCCGTGGTGCGCGAGCGCCTGCAGGGCTGCGGTGCCGAACTGCGCGCCGACCTGATCGGCGTGTCGAGCGCCTGGGCCGACGACGCGGGCCGCACGGTCGATGCGCTCGCCCCCGGCATGGAGGCGCGCGCCGCGCAGGACGTGCGGCTGCGCCTGTCGCTGCAGCACCGCGACCCCGCCGTGGCCGAGCGGCTCGCGCGCGAGGTCACCGCGCTCTACACCTGCGGCCCGGCGGGCGGCGGCGGCGTGCGCACGGCGATACGCCCGCGCCTGGGCATGGCCTCCGGCTTCGTGCCGCGCGAGGCCGTGGCCACCGGCTACCGGATGCTGGGCGAGGAAGCTGCGGAATGA
- a CDS encoding AtuA-related protein — MPTHTPPDRTPPAPGTLTVPLYRLAHGRTGDKGNRSNISVIAWHPALWPVLQEQVTEEAIARQFAHRAPARVARHLLPLLHAMNVVIDDVLDGGVNDALNLDSHGKTLAYLLLDMPVRVPAALACHFAGPGPGA; from the coding sequence ATGCCAACGCACACCCCGCCCGATCGCACACCGCCGGCCCCCGGCACCCTCACGGTGCCCCTGTACCGGCTGGCGCACGGCCGCACGGGCGACAAGGGCAACCGGTCCAACATCAGCGTCATCGCGTGGCACCCGGCGCTCTGGCCGGTGCTGCAGGAGCAGGTGACCGAAGAGGCCATCGCCCGGCAGTTCGCGCACCGGGCGCCGGCCCGCGTGGCCCGCCACCTGCTGCCGCTGTTGCACGCGATGAACGTCGTCATCGACGACGTGCTCGACGGCGGCGTGAACGACGCGCTCAACCTCGACAGCCACGGCAAGACGCTGGCCTACCTGCTGCTCGACATGCCCGTGCGCGTGCCGGCCGCACTGGCCTGCCACTTCGCCGGCCCCGGGCCCGGCGCATAG
- a CDS encoding Bug family tripartite tricarboxylate transporter substrate binding protein codes for MPPAFPLPRRRHALAAAACLAWTALAGAQTAPAYPTKAITFVVPFAAGSATDQLARAVGQSLTTDTQQPVVVDNRAGASGMIAAQFVAKAPADGYTVLITTNTTHAANEHLYKKLSYDPVKDFAPVTGLGKGGQVLVVNAASPYKSVGDLLAAAKKAPGKLSFGSGSSSSRVAGEMLKQLGGVDILHVPYKSNPLAITDLLGGQIDLMITDTSTGVPQIKAGKLRALGYSTQKRGAQLPDVPTIDEAGVKGYDMGYWFAAYVPAGTPAPVVARLNQLLGQATRSAAAKSFYDMAGSEPWVTTPQELASFQAAETQKWGKVIKAAGIEPE; via the coding sequence ATGCCACCCGCTTTCCCCCTTCCCCGACGCCGCCACGCGCTGGCCGCGGCCGCCTGCCTGGCCTGGACGGCCCTCGCGGGCGCGCAGACCGCGCCGGCCTATCCCACGAAGGCCATCACCTTCGTGGTGCCTTTCGCGGCCGGCAGCGCCACCGACCAGCTTGCCCGCGCCGTGGGGCAGTCGCTCACCACCGACACCCAGCAGCCCGTGGTGGTGGACAACCGTGCGGGGGCGAGCGGCATGATCGCGGCCCAGTTCGTGGCCAAGGCGCCCGCGGACGGCTACACGGTGCTCATCACCACCAACACCACCCACGCGGCCAACGAGCACCTCTACAAGAAGCTCTCGTACGACCCGGTGAAGGATTTCGCGCCCGTGACGGGCCTGGGCAAGGGCGGGCAGGTGCTGGTGGTGAACGCCGCCTCGCCCTACAAATCGGTGGGCGACCTGCTGGCCGCCGCGAAGAAGGCGCCCGGCAAGCTCAGCTTCGGCAGCGGCAGCTCGTCCAGCCGCGTGGCCGGCGAGATGCTCAAACAGCTCGGCGGCGTGGACATCCTCCACGTGCCCTACAAGAGCAACCCGCTCGCCATCACCGACCTGCTGGGCGGTCAGATCGACCTGATGATCACCGACACCTCCACCGGCGTGCCGCAGATCAAGGCCGGCAAGCTGCGCGCGCTGGGCTACTCCACGCAAAAGCGCGGCGCGCAGCTGCCCGATGTGCCGACCATCGACGAAGCCGGCGTGAAGGGCTACGACATGGGCTACTGGTTCGCCGCCTACGTGCCGGCCGGCACGCCCGCGCCCGTGGTCGCGCGCCTGAACCAGCTGCTCGGCCAGGCCACGCGCAGCGCCGCGGCGAAGTCGTTCTACGACATGGCGGGCTCCGAGCCCTGGGTGACCACGCCGCAGGAGCTGGCGAGCTTCCAGGCCGCGGAAACCCAGAAGTGGGGCAAGGTCATCAAGGCCGCCGGCATCGAGCCCGAGTGA